In Janthinobacterium sp. 67, a genomic segment contains:
- the ispF gene encoding 2-C-methyl-D-erythritol 2,4-cyclodiphosphate synthase, producing the protein MNPTTPDLPFRIGQGYDCHALVENRDLIIGGVKIPHHLGLLGHSDADVLLHAITDAIFGAAALGDIGRHFPDTDAQFKGADSRTLLREAVRRVQATGYVIGNIDATIIAQRPKMAPHIAAMCANVAEDLGVSVGQVNIKAKTNEKLGYLGREEGIAAEAVALLLRA; encoded by the coding sequence ATGAACCCAACGACTCCCGACCTCCCATTTCGCATCGGCCAGGGCTACGACTGCCACGCGCTGGTGGAAAACCGCGACCTGATCATCGGCGGCGTGAAGATTCCCCATCACCTGGGCTTGCTCGGCCATTCCGACGCGGACGTATTGCTGCACGCGATTACCGACGCCATCTTCGGCGCCGCCGCCCTGGGCGACATCGGCCGCCATTTCCCCGACACGGACGCGCAATTCAAGGGCGCCGATTCGCGCACACTGCTGCGCGAAGCCGTGCGCCGCGTGCAAGCGACCGGCTATGTGATCGGCAACATCGACGCCACCATCATCGCCCAGCGCCCGAAGATGGCGCCGCACATCGCCGCCATGTGCGCCAACGTGGCCGAAGACCTGGGGGTATCCGTGGGGCAGGTCAACATCAAGGCCAAGACGAATGAAAAGCTCGGCTATCTGGGCCGGGAAGAGGGCATCGCGGCCGAAGCCGTGGCCTTGCTGTTGCGGGCCTGA
- the ispD gene encoding 2-C-methyl-D-erythritol 4-phosphate cytidylyltransferase, which produces MTAAPNTIRYFALIPAAGVGARMEAGSPKQYLTIAGKPMLRHALDAFLASPLIAHTYVVVSADDGVIDTVVPAQGVTVLRCGGATRMESILNGLHAMHGSIAAHDQVLVHDAARPGLTPALIEKLITEVGGHPAGGLLALPVVDTVKRAGQGSLSAQTVPRDGLWLAQTPQMFSYALLHKALSEAPDPQAITDDASAVEALGLAPRLVEGHPRNLKVTLPRDIHTAELYLAHP; this is translated from the coding sequence ATGACAGCAGCACCGAATACCATCCGCTATTTTGCGCTGATCCCCGCCGCCGGCGTGGGCGCGCGCATGGAGGCGGGCAGTCCCAAGCAATATTTGACCATCGCCGGCAAACCCATGCTGCGCCACGCGCTCGACGCCTTTCTTGCCAGCCCCCTGATCGCGCATACCTATGTCGTCGTCAGCGCCGACGATGGCGTGATCGACACGGTCGTGCCGGCGCAGGGCGTCACTGTGCTGCGCTGCGGCGGCGCCACGCGCATGGAAAGCATCCTCAACGGCTTGCACGCCATGCATGGCAGCATCGCTGCCCACGACCAGGTGCTGGTGCACGACGCGGCGCGGCCCGGCCTGACGCCGGCGTTGATCGAAAAGCTTATTACCGAAGTCGGTGGACATCCGGCCGGCGGCTTGCTGGCCTTGCCCGTGGTCGACACCGTCAAGCGGGCGGGGCAGGGCAGCCTGTCGGCGCAGACGGTACCGCGCGACGGCCTGTGGCTGGCGCAGACGCCGCAAATGTTCAGCTATGCGCTGCTGCACAAAGCTTTGTCCGAAGCGCCCGACCCGCAAGCGATCACGGACGACGCCAGCGCCGTCGAAGCGCTGGGCCTGGCACCCAGATTGGTCGAGGGCCACCCGCGCAACCTGAAGGTGACCCTGCCGCGCGACATCCACACGGCCGAGCTGTATTTGGCCCATCCTTGA
- a CDS encoding NUDIX domain-containing protein: MDTQATDTQLIETKVDGELVYQGGFLRVQRDRVALPDGKITAREFVLHPGAVVILPLLDDGTVLMERQYRYPLDRVFIEFPAGKIDAGESHLACAQRELLEETGYTAGDWQFVSTIHNAIAYSDEHLELFLARGLVAGKRQLDEGEFLETFTATVPQLLDWVKDGTITDVKTVIGIFWLDKITSGVWQPA, encoded by the coding sequence ATGGATACTCAAGCCACTGATACGCAATTGATTGAAACCAAGGTCGATGGCGAGCTCGTCTACCAAGGCGGCTTCCTGCGCGTGCAGCGCGACCGTGTTGCCCTGCCGGACGGCAAGATTACGGCGCGCGAATTCGTCCTGCATCCGGGCGCCGTCGTGATCCTGCCGCTGCTCGACGATGGCACGGTGCTGATGGAACGCCAGTACCGCTATCCGCTGGACCGGGTCTTCATTGAATTCCCGGCTGGCAAGATCGACGCGGGCGAATCGCACCTGGCGTGCGCCCAGCGTGAGCTGCTGGAAGAGACGGGCTACACGGCCGGCGACTGGCAATTCGTGTCCACCATCCACAACGCCATCGCCTATTCCGACGAGCACCTCGAGCTGTTCCTGGCGCGCGGCCTCGTCGCCGGCAAACGCCAGCTCGACGAGGGCGAATTCCTCGAGACATTTACGGCCACGGTGCCGCAGCTGCTCGACTGGGTCAAGGATGGCACGATCACGGACGTGAAAACCGTCATCGGTATCTTCTGGCTTGACAAGATCACCAGCGGCGTGTGGCAGCCGGCCTGA
- a CDS encoding DUF2818 family protein, which translates to MDVTVSSWLVIALGILGANLPFLNEKLFAAVPLKKAAQAEQGWRKPLALRLLEMVILYFIVGAVAFALEARIGNGFPQTWEFYAITGCLFLVLAFPGFVSRYLRKRR; encoded by the coding sequence ATGGATGTCACCGTCTCGAGCTGGCTGGTGATCGCCCTGGGCATCCTGGGCGCCAACCTGCCTTTCTTGAACGAGAAACTGTTTGCCGCCGTGCCCCTGAAAAAGGCGGCGCAGGCGGAGCAGGGCTGGCGCAAGCCGCTGGCGCTGCGCCTGCTGGAGATGGTGATTCTGTACTTCATCGTCGGCGCCGTGGCCTTCGCGCTCGAAGCGCGCATCGGCAACGGTTTCCCGCAGACGTGGGAGTTCTATGCCATCACCGGCTGTCTGTTCCTGGTGCTGGCTTTCCCGGGGTTTGTGAGCCGTTATTTACGCAAACGCCGTTAG
- the nuoN gene encoding NADH-quinone oxidoreductase subunit NuoN yields MTNAPNLVPLYAEIFLLIATSALLLIDMFLPAAKRSITYALSLLTLAGCALLTVGDFNAGTTVYTFHNMFVSDPMSQLLKLFSYGAVALTLIYSRAYATDRNMLSGNLGGEFYVLALFALLGQMIMISANNFLIIYLGLELMSLSLYALIALRRDNAKATEAAMKYFILGALASGFMLYGISMLYGASGTLDLGELRVALENGKTNGTIMVFGLVFLVAGLAFKLGVVPFHMWVPDVYQGSPTAVTLLLGGAPKLAAFAITLRLLGEGLLPMAHDWQQMLLVLAVMSLAIGNFTAIAQTNLKRMLAYSTIAQMGFVLLGLLSGTVDAPNNTLNAAGAATAYGASMYYVITYVFTTLGTFGVIMLLARSGFEAEELADFKGLGKRSPIFALVMTLFMFSLAGVPPLMGFMAKYSVLASVLATGQLWLTIAAVLFSLIGAFYYLRVVKMMWFDEPTDSNALVVHGDMRVVLALNGVFVLALGVMPESILAACATAITKTLAS; encoded by the coding sequence ATGACTAATGCACCTAATCTGGTACCGCTGTACGCGGAAATCTTTCTGCTGATCGCCACGTCGGCGCTCTTGCTGATCGATATGTTCTTGCCTGCGGCGAAGCGTTCGATCACCTATGCGCTGTCCCTGCTGACCCTGGCAGGCTGCGCCTTGCTGACCGTGGGCGACTTCAACGCGGGCACCACCGTCTACACCTTCCACAACATGTTCGTGTCGGACCCGATGTCGCAGCTGCTGAAACTGTTCTCGTACGGCGCCGTGGCGCTGACCCTGATCTACTCGCGTGCCTACGCCACCGACCGCAACATGCTGTCGGGCAACCTGGGCGGCGAGTTCTACGTGCTGGCCCTGTTTGCACTGCTGGGCCAGATGATCATGATCTCGGCCAACAACTTCCTGATCATCTACCTGGGTCTGGAACTGATGTCGCTGTCGCTGTACGCGCTGATCGCTCTGCGCCGTGACAACGCCAAGGCCACGGAAGCGGCCATGAAATACTTCATCCTGGGCGCGCTGGCTTCCGGTTTCATGTTGTACGGTATCTCGATGCTGTACGGCGCCTCCGGCACCTTGGACCTGGGCGAACTGCGCGTAGCGCTGGAAAACGGCAAGACCAACGGCACCATCATGGTCTTCGGCCTGGTGTTCCTCGTTGCCGGCCTGGCCTTCAAACTGGGCGTCGTGCCATTCCACATGTGGGTGCCTGACGTGTATCAAGGTTCGCCGACGGCCGTGACCCTGCTGCTGGGCGGCGCGCCGAAACTGGCCGCGTTTGCCATCACCCTGCGTTTGCTGGGCGAGGGCTTGCTGCCGATGGCGCATGACTGGCAGCAAATGCTGCTGGTGCTGGCCGTGATGTCGCTGGCCATCGGTAACTTCACCGCCATCGCGCAAACGAATCTGAAGCGCATGTTGGCGTACTCGACCATCGCGCAAATGGGCTTCGTCCTGCTGGGCCTGCTGTCCGGTACCGTTGACGCACCGAACAACACCCTGAACGCGGCTGGCGCAGCCACCGCCTACGGCGCCTCGATGTACTACGTCATCACCTACGTGTTCACCACCCTGGGTACCTTCGGCGTGATCATGTTGTTGGCACGTAGTGGTTTCGAAGCGGAAGAACTGGCCGACTTCAAGGGCCTGGGCAAACGCAGCCCGATCTTCGCGCTGGTGATGACCCTGTTCATGTTCTCGCTGGCTGGCGTGCCGCCGCTGATGGGCTTCATGGCCAAGTACTCGGTGCTGGCCTCCGTGCTGGCCACGGGCCAGCTGTGGCTGACCATCGCCGCCGTGCTGTTCTCGCTGATCGGCGCCTTCTACTATCTGCGCGTCGTGAAAATGATGTGGTTCGACGAGCCGACGGATAGCAACGCACTGGTCGTGCATGGCGACATGCGCGTCGTGCTGGCCCTGAACGGCGTGTTCGTCCTGGCGCTGGGCGTGATGCCTGAAAGTATCCTGGCTGCTTGCGCGACCGCCATCACCAAGACCCTGGCGTCCTGA
- a CDS encoding NADH-quinone oxidoreductase subunit M encodes MMQSTIYTLPPYLSLSIWVPIICGVLVLALGRDSKAGFTRWLSLAGAVLSMLCTLPLIQHFDNAAHGMQFVEKAPWIATFNIWYSLGIDGLSLWFVPLTAFITVIVVISAWQVIEKRIAQYMGSFLILSGLMIGVFCALDGLLFYFFFEATLIPMFIIIGIWGGSNRVYASFKFFLYTFFGSLLTLVAIIYLRNVSGTFDILAWHAFKLTMNEQIFIFLAFLMAFAVKVPMFPVHTWLPDVHVEAPTGGSAVLAAIMLKLGAYGFLRFSLPITPDASHYLSGFMIALSLIAVIYIGLVALVQTDMKKLVAYSSIAHMGFVTLGFFMFNDISVQGGIVQMVSHGFISGAMFLCIGVLYDRMHTRNIADYGGVVNRMPKFAAFFVLFSMANCGLPATSGFVGEFMVILGAVKFNFWIGLLAATALIWGAAYSLWMAKRVVFGKIKNKHVAELTDINKREFFMLAVLAIAVLVMGLYPAPFTDTMQTSVADLLQHVATSKLP; translated from the coding sequence ATGATGCAGTCTACGATTTATACATTACCTCCTTACCTGAGTCTGTCGATCTGGGTGCCGATCATTTGCGGCGTCCTGGTCCTGGCTCTCGGCCGTGACAGCAAAGCGGGCTTTACCCGCTGGCTGTCGCTGGCTGGCGCCGTGCTCAGCATGCTGTGCACCTTGCCGCTGATCCAGCATTTCGACAACGCCGCACACGGCATGCAATTCGTCGAAAAAGCGCCGTGGATAGCAACCTTCAATATCTGGTACTCGCTGGGTATCGACGGCCTGTCGCTGTGGTTCGTGCCGCTGACGGCCTTTATCACCGTCATCGTCGTCATTTCGGCCTGGCAAGTGATCGAGAAGCGCATCGCCCAGTACATGGGCTCCTTCCTGATCCTGTCTGGCCTGATGATCGGCGTGTTCTGCGCGCTGGACGGCTTGCTGTTCTACTTCTTCTTTGAAGCAACCCTGATCCCGATGTTCATCATCATCGGTATCTGGGGCGGTTCGAACCGTGTATACGCGTCGTTCAAGTTCTTCCTGTACACCTTCTTCGGTTCGCTGCTGACCCTGGTTGCCATCATCTACCTGCGCAATGTGTCGGGCACCTTCGACATCCTGGCCTGGCACGCGTTCAAGCTGACGATGAACGAACAGATCTTCATCTTCCTGGCCTTCCTGATGGCGTTTGCCGTCAAGGTGCCGATGTTCCCCGTCCACACGTGGTTGCCGGACGTCCACGTGGAAGCGCCTACGGGCGGTTCCGCCGTGCTGGCCGCCATCATGCTGAAACTGGGCGCCTACGGCTTCCTGCGTTTTTCGCTGCCGATCACGCCGGACGCCAGCCACTACCTGTCGGGCTTCATGATCGCCTTGTCGCTGATCGCCGTCATCTACATCGGTCTGGTTGCCCTGGTGCAAACCGACATGAAAAAACTGGTCGCCTATTCGTCGATCGCGCACATGGGTTTCGTGACCCTGGGCTTCTTCATGTTCAACGACATCTCGGTGCAGGGCGGTATCGTGCAGATGGTCTCGCACGGCTTCATCTCCGGCGCGATGTTCCTGTGCATCGGCGTGCTGTATGACCGCATGCATACCCGCAACATCGCCGACTACGGCGGCGTCGTGAACCGCATGCCGAAATTTGCCGCCTTCTTCGTGCTGTTCTCGATGGCCAACTGCGGTCTGCCAGCGACGTCCGGCTTCGTCGGCGAGTTCATGGTGATCCTGGGCGCGGTGAAATTCAACTTCTGGATTGGTCTGCTGGCTGCAACGGCGCTGATCTGGGGCGCGGCGTACTCGCTGTGGATGGCCAAGCGCGTGGTGTTCGGCAAGATCAAGAACAAGCATGTGGCCGAACTGACCGACATCAACAAGCGTGAATTCTTCATGCTTGCTGTGCTGGCCATCGCCGTGCTCGTGATGGGTCTGTACCCAGCCCCGTTCACCGACACGATGCAAACTTCGGTTGCTGACCTGCTGCAGCATGTCGCCACCAGCAAGTTGCCTTAA
- the nuoL gene encoding NADH-quinone oxidoreductase subunit L, protein MAGQLLNPNLLLAVPLAPLAGAAIAGLLGTQFLGNLVGRKTSHTATILGVLIAFILSVQTLLAVMDGATFNGTIYNWMTIGPLKMEVGFQIDSLSAMMMCVVTFVSLMVHIYTIGYMKDDEGYNRFFAYISLFTFSMLMLVMANNFLQLFFGWEAVGLVSYLLIGFWYQRPTAIVANMKAFLVNRVGDFGFILGIGLLLANAHTMNYQEVFAQKDALAQMTMLGSDWPLLTVACICLFIGAMGKSAQFPLHVWLPDSMEGPTPISALIHAATMVTAGIFMVSRMSPLFELSDTALSFILVIGSITALFMGFLGIIQNDIKRVVAYSTLSQLGYMTVALGSSAYSVAVFHLMTHAFFKALLFLGAGSVIIGMHHDQDIRNMGGLRKYMPITWITSLVGSLALIGTPLFSGFYSKDSIIEAVEATHIWGAGFAQFAVLAGVFVTAFYSFRMYFLVFHGKERFGQAHAHGHDDHHAPAAKHDSDAHDEEEEDDHGHHGLEPGQKPHESPFVVWFPLVMLAIPSLIIGYLTIGPMLHGDFFKGVIFVGENHPAMEELSHEFHGAMAMAIHGLSTAPFWLALSGVVAAYYCYMVNPRVPAWFFAKFHAIHTLLDNKYYMDKFNEVVFAGGARLLGNGLWNFGDKKLIDGFVVNGSAKVVAWLSSLSRVLQTGYIYHYAFVMILGVLGFLIYFLPFWPAK, encoded by the coding sequence ATGGCGGGGCAACTCCTCAACCCTAACCTCCTTCTTGCCGTACCGCTGGCGCCGCTGGCCGGTGCCGCGATTGCAGGCTTGCTTGGCACCCAGTTCCTGGGTAATTTGGTCGGACGCAAGACGTCGCATACCGCGACGATCCTGGGCGTACTGATTGCGTTCATCCTGTCCGTGCAGACACTGCTGGCAGTGATGGATGGCGCGACATTCAATGGCACGATCTATAACTGGATGACGATCGGCCCCCTGAAGATGGAAGTGGGCTTCCAGATCGATTCGCTGTCGGCGATGATGATGTGCGTGGTCACTTTTGTTTCCCTGATGGTGCACATCTACACGATCGGCTACATGAAGGACGACGAAGGCTACAACCGCTTCTTCGCCTACATCTCGCTGTTCACGTTCTCGATGCTGATGCTGGTCATGGCCAACAACTTCCTGCAACTGTTCTTCGGTTGGGAAGCCGTGGGTCTGGTCTCCTACCTGCTGATCGGTTTCTGGTACCAGCGTCCGACGGCCATCGTGGCCAACATGAAGGCTTTCCTCGTCAACCGCGTGGGCGACTTCGGCTTCATCCTCGGTATCGGCCTGCTGCTGGCTAACGCCCACACCATGAATTACCAGGAAGTGTTCGCGCAGAAAGATGCGTTGGCACAGATGACCATGCTTGGTAGCGACTGGCCGCTGCTGACCGTTGCCTGTATCTGCCTGTTCATCGGCGCGATGGGCAAGTCGGCGCAGTTCCCGCTGCACGTGTGGTTGCCTGACTCGATGGAAGGTCCTACCCCGATCTCGGCACTGATTCACGCCGCGACGATGGTGACGGCCGGTATCTTCATGGTCTCGCGCATGTCGCCGCTGTTCGAACTGTCCGACACGGCACTGTCCTTCATCCTCGTGATCGGCTCCATCACGGCGCTGTTCATGGGCTTTTTGGGCATCATCCAGAACGACATCAAGCGCGTCGTCGCTTACTCGACCCTGTCGCAGCTCGGCTACATGACCGTCGCGCTCGGTTCGTCCGCCTACTCCGTGGCCGTGTTCCACCTGATGACGCACGCATTCTTCAAGGCACTGCTGTTCCTGGGCGCCGGTTCCGTCATCATCGGCATGCACCACGACCAGGACATCCGCAACATGGGCGGCCTGCGCAAATACATGCCGATCACGTGGATCACGTCCCTGGTCGGTTCGCTGGCCCTGATCGGCACGCCGCTGTTCTCCGGTTTCTACTCGAAAGACAGCATCATCGAAGCCGTCGAAGCGACGCACATCTGGGGCGCTGGCTTTGCCCAGTTCGCCGTGCTGGCTGGCGTGTTCGTTACGGCCTTCTACTCGTTCCGCATGTACTTCCTCGTCTTCCACGGCAAGGAACGTTTCGGCCAGGCGCATGCGCACGGTCATGACGATCACCACGCGCCTGCGGCCAAGCATGATTCGGACGCACACGATGAAGAAGAGGAAGACGACCACGGCCACCATGGCCTGGAACCTGGCCAGAAGCCGCACGAGTCCCCATTCGTCGTCTGGTTCCCGCTGGTGATGCTGGCGATCCCGTCGCTGATCATCGGCTACCTGACGATCGGCCCGATGCTGCATGGCGATTTCTTCAAGGGCGTGATCTTCGTCGGCGAAAACCATCCAGCAATGGAAGAGTTGTCGCATGAATTCCACGGCGCAATGGCGATGGCGATCCACGGCCTGTCGACGGCACCGTTCTGGCTGGCATTGTCCGGCGTGGTGGCAGCCTACTACTGCTACATGGTCAACCCGCGCGTACCGGCCTGGTTCTTTGCCAAGTTCCACGCGATCCACACCCTGCTGGACAACAAGTACTACATGGACAAGTTCAATGAAGTCGTGTTCGCCGGCGGTGCCCGCTTGCTGGGTAATGGCCTGTGGAACTTCGGTGACAAGAAGCTGATCGACGGTTTCGTCGTCAATGGTAGCGCCAAGGTCGTCGCCTGGCTGTCCTCGCTGTCGCGAGTGCTGCAGACCGGCTACATCTATCACTATGCATTCGTGATGATCCTGGGCGTGCTGGGCTTCCTGATCTATTTCCTGCCATTCTGGCCCGCTAAGTAA
- the nuoK gene encoding NADH-quinone oxidoreductase subunit NuoK translates to MTLSLTHFLVLGAILFAISIVGIFLNRKNIIVLLMAIELMLLAVNMNFIAFSHFMGDAAGQIFVFFILTVAAAESAIGLAILVVMFRNLDTINVEDLDSLKG, encoded by the coding sequence ATGACATTATCGCTCACACATTTTCTGGTCCTGGGCGCGATCCTGTTCGCAATCTCGATCGTCGGTATTTTCCTGAACCGCAAGAACATCATCGTATTGCTGATGGCAATCGAATTGATGCTGCTGGCGGTGAATATGAATTTCATCGCGTTCTCCCATTTCATGGGCGACGCGGCCGGTCAGATCTTCGTTTTCTTCATCCTGACGGTTGCCGCCGCTGAGTCGGCTATCGGTCTGGCTATTCTGGTGGTGATGTTCCGTAATCTGGATACCATCAACGTCGAAGACCTGGACAGCCTCAAAGGCTGA
- a CDS encoding NADH-quinone oxidoreductase subunit J, whose amino-acid sequence MDFKTILFYAFALILILAATRVITARNPVHAVLFLVLSFFSAAGIWMLLQAEFLAIVLVLVYVGAVMVLFLFVVMMLDINIDRMREGFWGYLPLSVTVGVIIVLEMAAVLWHGFRNFAPSIAPVNVNLGGTKELGLLIYTKYVFAFEIAAVVLLVAIVAAVALTLRKRKDTKHFAPGDAVRVKRNDRLKIIKMDAVVERPAAEPEVKEAP is encoded by the coding sequence ATGGACTTTAAAACAATTTTGTTTTACGCCTTCGCGCTGATCTTGATTCTGGCAGCGACGCGCGTCATCACGGCCCGTAATCCGGTCCACGCAGTACTGTTTTTGGTACTGTCCTTCTTTTCCGCAGCGGGCATCTGGATGCTGCTGCAAGCTGAATTCCTGGCCATCGTGCTGGTATTGGTGTACGTCGGCGCCGTGATGGTGCTGTTCCTCTTCGTGGTCATGATGCTCGATATCAATATCGACCGCATGCGCGAGGGCTTCTGGGGCTATCTGCCTTTGTCGGTGACGGTGGGCGTGATCATCGTGCTGGAAATGGCCGCCGTCCTGTGGCACGGTTTCCGCAACTTTGCGCCTAGCATCGCTCCGGTCAACGTCAACCTGGGCGGCACCAAGGAACTGGGTCTGCTGATCTACACGAAATACGTGTTTGCCTTCGAGATCGCCGCCGTCGTGCTGCTGGTGGCCATCGTTGCCGCGGTCGCGCTGACCCTGCGCAAACGCAAGGACACCAAGCATTTCGCTCCAGGCGATGCCGTGCGCGTCAAGCGCAACGACCGCCTGAAGATCATCAAGATGGACGCGGTTGTCGAGCGTCCTGCGGCTGAGCCGGAAGTTAAGGAGGCACCATGA
- the nuoI gene encoding NADH-quinone oxidoreductase subunit NuoI, whose amino-acid sequence MDKVKDFFSSLLLGELIKGMALTGKYMFSRKITVQFPEEKTPISPRFRGLHALRRYPNGEERCIACKLCEAVCPAMAITIESEQRDDGSRRTTRYDIDLTKCIFCGFCEESCPVDSIVETQILEYHGEKRGDLYYTKEMLLAVGDRYENDIAAARAADAPYR is encoded by the coding sequence ATGGATAAGGTAAAAGATTTCTTCAGCAGCCTCTTGTTAGGCGAGCTGATCAAGGGCATGGCGCTGACAGGCAAGTACATGTTTTCGCGCAAGATCACGGTGCAATTCCCGGAAGAGAAGACACCGATCTCGCCGCGTTTCCGTGGCTTGCACGCGCTGCGCCGCTACCCGAACGGCGAGGAACGTTGCATCGCCTGCAAACTGTGCGAAGCGGTTTGCCCGGCGATGGCCATCACGATCGAATCGGAACAGCGTGACGACGGCTCGCGCCGTACCACGCGTTACGATATTGACTTGACCAAGTGCATCTTCTGCGGTTTCTGCGAAGAGTCCTGCCCGGTCGATTCGATCGTCGAGACGCAAATCCTGGAATACCACGGCGAGAAACGCGGGGATTTGTATTACACGAAAGAGATGTTGCTGGCCGTAGGTGATCGTTATGAAAATGACATCGCCGCTGCGCGCGCCGCCGACGCACCTTATCGCTGA
- the nuoH gene encoding NADH-quinone oxidoreductase subunit NuoH, with product MALPEFVNVINSSGQDLLGGSWPFFWTLIKILCVLLPLMGLVAYLTLWERKLIGWIQIRVGPNRVGPLGLLQPIADALKLLFKEIIIPSKAAKGLFVIGPIMTIMPALAAWSVVPFGPQAVLANVNAGLLMLLAITSMEVYGIIIAGWASNSKYSFMGAMRASAQMISYEIPMGFVMVIVLMVSGSLNFIDIVGGQQIGYFADKGVNFLSWNWLPLLPMFVIYMVSGLAEANRHPFDVVEGESEIVAGHMVEYSGMAYAMFMLAEYANMILIGALTSLMFLGGWSAPFAFLEFWGGFGGFFWLFAKTFFIVSVFIWVRGTFPRYRYDQIMRLGWKVFIPLTLVYLVFVAAWMQTSWNIWK from the coding sequence ATGGCTCTGCCTGAATTTGTAAACGTCATCAACAGCAGCGGCCAGGATTTGCTGGGCGGCTCGTGGCCGTTCTTCTGGACCCTGATCAAGATCCTGTGCGTGCTGCTGCCGCTGATGGGCCTGGTTGCCTACCTGACCTTGTGGGAACGCAAGCTGATCGGCTGGATCCAGATCCGCGTCGGCCCGAACCGCGTAGGCCCATTGGGCTTGCTGCAGCCGATCGCCGATGCGCTGAAACTCTTGTTCAAAGAGATCATCATCCCGTCCAAGGCCGCCAAAGGCCTGTTCGTGATTGGCCCGATCATGACCATCATGCCGGCCCTGGCCGCCTGGTCGGTCGTGCCCTTCGGTCCGCAAGCCGTGCTGGCCAACGTCAACGCGGGCTTGCTGATGCTGCTGGCGATTACCTCGATGGAAGTCTACGGCATCATCATCGCCGGCTGGGCCTCGAACTCGAAGTACTCGTTCATGGGCGCCATGCGCGCTTCGGCGCAGATGATTTCGTATGAAATCCCGATGGGCTTCGTGATGGTCATCGTGCTGATGGTCTCGGGCAGCCTGAACTTCATCGACATCGTCGGCGGCCAGCAAATCGGCTACTTCGCCGACAAGGGCGTGAACTTCCTGTCGTGGAACTGGCTGCCGCTGCTGCCGATGTTCGTCATCTACATGGTGTCGGGCCTGGCTGAAGCCAACCGTCACCCGTTCGACGTCGTCGAGGGCGAGTCGGAAATCGTTGCCGGCCACATGGTCGAGTACTCGGGCATGGCCTACGCCATGTTCATGCTGGCCGAATACGCCAACATGATCCTGATCGGCGCGCTGACTTCGCTCATGTTCCTCGGTGGCTGGTCCGCACCATTTGCTTTCCTCGAGTTCTGGGGTGGTTTCGGCGGCTTCTTCTGGCTGTTCGCGAAAACCTTCTTCATCGTCTCGGTGTTCATCTGGGTGCGCGGTACTTTCCCACGCTACCGTTATGACCAGATCATGCGCCTGGGCTGGAAAGTATTTATCCCGTTGACGCTGGTCTACCTGGTCTTCGTCGCTGCCTGGATGCAGACATCCTGGAATATTTGGAAGTAA